A portion of the Algisphaera agarilytica genome contains these proteins:
- a CDS encoding ATP-binding protein, which yields MRAIVTGQVGMDKQDYLQGIVDLAGSRGEAVELYNVGDMMYAEAPDVKPGRILDLQLGRLNALRRSAFKDIIRESEGKENIIVNTHATFRWRHGLFSAFDFDQVQALKPDVLICLLDNIEIVHARLHRDHAVDATLKDLMVWREEEIMATEIMAQALGIQDRFYVLSRGRHADTTETGYRLICKPEMKTVYPSFPMTHVEKLPDVLKVIDKFRADLADKFIAFDPADVDEKILLDRAIEAAREGLDFVEVEPGSFMGGQEKLKVPVKQVLDIAGDVDGQIYSRDFKMVRQSDMIVSLVPNLPDGSPGLSSGVERELHHAFEHGKEVYVVWHPQKNPSPFITETSTKWFRTVDEAMQYFEDQGMFAQTNLFGH from the coding sequence ATGCGCGCAATCGTCACCGGCCAAGTCGGCATGGATAAACAGGACTACCTCCAGGGCATCGTCGATCTGGCGGGCTCGCGGGGCGAAGCCGTCGAGCTCTACAACGTCGGCGACATGATGTACGCCGAGGCGCCCGACGTGAAGCCCGGCCGGATCCTCGACCTGCAGCTGGGCCGACTCAACGCGCTGCGTCGCTCGGCCTTCAAAGACATCATCCGCGAGTCGGAAGGCAAAGAGAACATCATCGTCAACACCCACGCCACCTTCCGTTGGCGGCACGGGCTGTTTTCCGCGTTCGATTTTGACCAGGTCCAGGCGCTCAAGCCGGACGTGCTGATCTGCCTGCTGGACAACATCGAGATCGTCCACGCCCGCCTGCACCGCGACCACGCGGTGGACGCGACGCTCAAGGACCTGATGGTCTGGCGTGAAGAAGAGATCATGGCCACCGAGATCATGGCCCAGGCGCTGGGGATTCAGGACCGGTTCTACGTGCTCAGCCGCGGCCGTCACGCAGACACGACCGAGACCGGCTACCGGCTGATCTGCAAGCCCGAGATGAAGACGGTGTACCCCAGCTTCCCGATGACCCACGTCGAGAAGCTGCCGGACGTGCTCAAGGTCATCGACAAGTTCCGTGCGGACCTGGCGGACAAGTTCATCGCGTTCGACCCGGCCGACGTGGACGAGAAAATCCTGCTGGACCGCGCGATCGAAGCGGCGCGGGAGGGCCTGGACTTTGTCGAGGTCGAGCCGGGCAGCTTCATGGGCGGGCAGGAAAAACTGAAGGTGCCGGTGAAGCAGGTGCTGGACATCGCGGGGGATGTCGATGGGCAGATCTACTCGCGTGACTTCAAGATGGTGCGTCAGAGCGACATGATCGTGTCGCTGGTGCCGAACCTGCCCGACGGCTCGCCGGGGTTGTCGAGCGGCGTGGAGCGCGAGCTGCACCACGCGTTTGAGCACGGCAAAGAGGTGTACGTGGTTTGGCACCCCCAGAAGAACCCCAGCCCGTTCATCACCGAGACCAGCACCAAGTGGTTCCGCACGGTCGACGAGGCGATGCAGTACTTCGAAGACCAGGGCATGTTTGCTCAGACGAATCTGTTCGGGCATTGA
- a CDS encoding M20/M25/M40 family metallo-hydrolase, with the protein MTTPNPLLDHLDSDHNHAVQRLSQLLKIPSVSTDPAFESHVHDAARWIATFCEEMGMNVDVMQPKGADGKQGHPVIIAKTMPKMVADDAKNRVLFYGHYDVQPPDPVDLWTSPPFEPTVRDGKLFARGASDDKGQVMCFLEALRAYHDTDTKLPCHVTLLIEGEEECGSVSLPAFLKQHAAMLDADDQTVCVVSDTSMWDSPDSPTGYTPAITYALRGLVYFDIKLHGPSRDLHSGVYGGTLANPATQLVRVLGKLINDDNQVTIPGFYDDVLPLTNEERDAWQQLGFNEHEFTGDVGSQPFGEKDFSTLERRWVRPSCDVNGLYGGYMGEGAKTVIPTFAGAKVSFRIPANMDPKKVAQQFTDWLHQHDTGGCRWEITNHGEADPVATPTDSPWVIAASKAIEQTAGQPPALVREGATIPVIADFKNQLGIDTLLIGFGLNADNIHSPDEHLGLDRFLLGCKTHAALLQQIADA; encoded by the coding sequence ATGACCACGCCCAACCCCCTGCTCGATCATCTTGATTCCGACCACAACCACGCCGTGCAGCGCCTCTCGCAACTGCTGAAGATCCCCAGCGTGAGCACCGACCCGGCGTTCGAATCCCACGTCCACGACGCCGCCCGCTGGATCGCCACGTTCTGCGAAGAGATGGGCATGAACGTCGATGTCATGCAGCCCAAGGGGGCCGACGGCAAGCAGGGCCACCCGGTGATCATCGCCAAGACGATGCCGAAGATGGTCGCGGATGATGCGAAGAACCGCGTGCTCTTCTACGGCCACTACGACGTTCAGCCGCCCGACCCCGTGGACCTGTGGACCAGCCCGCCGTTCGAGCCCACGGTGCGCGATGGCAAGCTCTTCGCCCGCGGCGCCTCCGACGACAAGGGCCAGGTCATGTGCTTCCTCGAAGCGCTGCGTGCGTATCACGATACCGACACCAAGCTGCCCTGCCACGTCACGCTACTGATCGAAGGCGAAGAAGAATGCGGCAGCGTCAGCCTGCCCGCGTTCCTCAAGCAACACGCCGCGATGCTCGACGCCGACGACCAAACCGTCTGCGTCGTCAGCGACACCAGCATGTGGGACTCGCCCGACTCGCCCACCGGCTACACCCCCGCCATCACCTACGCCCTCCGCGGACTGGTCTACTTCGACATCAAGCTCCACGGCCCGTCCCGCGACCTCCACTCGGGCGTCTACGGCGGCACCCTCGCCAACCCCGCCACCCAGCTCGTCCGCGTGCTGGGCAAGCTCATCAACGACGACAACCAGGTCACCATCCCCGGCTTCTACGACGACGTGCTCCCACTCACGAACGAAGAGCGCGACGCCTGGCAGCAACTCGGCTTCAACGAACACGAGTTCACCGGCGACGTCGGCAGCCAACCCTTCGGCGAGAAAGACTTCTCCACCCTCGAACGCCGATGGGTCCGCCCGTCCTGCGACGTCAACGGCCTCTACGGCGGCTACATGGGCGAGGGCGCCAAGACCGTCATCCCCACCTTCGCCGGGGCCAAGGTCAGTTTCCGCATCCCCGCGAACATGGACCCGAAGAAGGTCGCTCAGCAATTCACCGACTGGCTCCACCAGCACGACACCGGCGGCTGCCGCTGGGAGATCACCAACCACGGCGAGGCCGACCCCGTCGCCACCCCGACCGATTCGCCCTGGGTCATCGCCGCCAGCAAAGCCATCGAGCAGACGGCCGGCCAGCCCCCCGCCTTGGTGCGCGAGGGCGCGACCATCCCCGTCATCGCCGACTTCAAGAACCAGCTCGGCATCGACACCCTGCTCATCGGCTTCGGCCTCAACGCCGACAACATCCACTCCCCCGATGAGCACCTGGGCCTCGACCGCTTCCTCCTGGGCTGCAAGACCCACGCCGCCCTGCTGCAGCAGATCGCCGACGCCTAA
- a CDS encoding superoxide dismutase [Ni] gives MKIISPLRVVLACSITALAGSLLLSPQPADAHCQVPCGIFDDQVKFAELNQHIDTIEKAMVQIAGLAGSHDAEEQQKFVRWVNTKEDHAQKIMDEAQEYFLAQRVKLPKDESEHEAYLAKLVSLHEVIVYAMKCKQTTDTAAVAPLRASLEKFEGQYFGKDDHAQHDDHGHADHSHGEDGHKH, from the coding sequence ATGAAAATCATCTCTCCCCTCCGCGTCGTTCTGGCCTGTTCCATCACCGCCCTGGCGGGAAGCCTGCTGCTGTCGCCCCAGCCAGCGGATGCGCACTGCCAGGTGCCATGCGGCATCTTCGATGACCAGGTCAAGTTCGCTGAGCTGAACCAGCACATCGATACGATCGAAAAAGCGATGGTGCAGATCGCGGGCTTGGCGGGCAGCCACGACGCGGAAGAGCAGCAGAAGTTCGTCCGCTGGGTCAACACCAAGGAAGACCACGCCCAGAAGATCATGGATGAAGCCCAGGAGTATTTCCTGGCCCAACGCGTCAAGCTGCCAAAGGACGAGTCCGAACACGAGGCCTACCTCGCCAAGCTGGTCTCGCTGCACGAGGTCATCGTCTACGCCATGAAATGCAAGCAGACCACCGACACCGCGGCCGTCGCGCCGCTGCGTGCGTCGCTCGAGAAGTTCGAGGGGCAATACTTCGGCAAGGATGACCACGCCCAACATGACGACCACGGCCACGCCGATCATTCCCACGGCGAGGATGGTCATAAGCACTAA
- a CDS encoding lactonase family protein, translated as MHVYFGTYTQDREEGIFRGELNLDTGELTVAKGFGGVDNPSFLAVHPNGKFLYAVAEAGKNDGATSFAIDEATGDLTMINTQTVAGRGACHIILDPDATTAIVAFYGSGNIASFPVNDDGSLGEVASLMQHEGSSANKGRQEGPHAHSVNVDTTGKWAIAADLGTDQLLVYEIDPATSQLKANDPPFMSLHPGAGPRHFAFHPNDQWAYVINELDATLTVMDWDAVAGTLTAKQTIDTLPADYPEGERRSTAEIVVHPSGKFVYGSNRGHDSIAIFAVNGSDGTLTLVGHQPSGGEEPRNFNVDPTGRWLLACNQNTDDVQVFSIDAESGKLSPVGEPVSVPRPVCVKFLPGS; from the coding sequence ATGCACGTTTACTTTGGCACCTACACCCAGGACCGCGAGGAGGGCATCTTCCGCGGCGAGCTGAACCTTGACACCGGCGAGCTTACGGTCGCCAAGGGCTTCGGCGGCGTGGACAACCCGAGCTTCCTGGCGGTGCACCCCAACGGCAAGTTCCTGTACGCCGTGGCCGAGGCGGGCAAGAACGACGGCGCGACCTCGTTTGCGATCGACGAAGCGACCGGCGACCTGACGATGATCAACACCCAGACCGTCGCGGGACGCGGGGCGTGCCACATCATCCTCGACCCCGACGCGACCACGGCGATCGTGGCGTTCTACGGCAGCGGCAACATCGCCTCCTTCCCCGTGAACGACGACGGCTCGCTGGGCGAAGTCGCTTCGCTGATGCAGCACGAAGGCTCGAGCGCCAACAAGGGCCGCCAGGAAGGCCCGCACGCCCACTCGGTGAACGTGGACACGACCGGCAAGTGGGCGATCGCGGCGGACCTGGGCACGGACCAACTGCTCGTCTACGAAATCGACCCCGCAACCAGCCAGCTCAAGGCGAACGACCCGCCGTTCATGTCGTTGCACCCCGGCGCGGGCCCGCGGCACTTCGCGTTCCACCCGAATGACCAGTGGGCGTACGTGATCAACGAACTCGACGCGACGCTGACTGTGATGGACTGGGACGCCGTGGCGGGCACGCTGACGGCCAAGCAGACGATCGACACGCTGCCCGCAGACTACCCCGAGGGCGAGCGCAGGTCGACGGCCGAGATCGTCGTCCACCCCAGCGGCAAGTTTGTCTACGGCTCGAACCGGGGGCACGACAGCATCGCGATCTTTGCGGTCAACGGCAGCGACGGCACGCTGACGCTGGTCGGCCACCAGCCGTCGGGCGGCGAGGAGCCGCGCAACTTCAACGTTGATCCGACCGGGCGCTGGCTGCTGGCGTGCAACCAGAACACCGATGATGTGCAGGTGTTTTCGATCGATGCGGAGTCGGGCAAGCTTTCGCCGGTAGGCGAGCCGGTGTCGGTGCCGCGGCCGGTGTGCGTGAAGTTTTTGCCCGGGTCGTAA
- a CDS encoding Rieske (2Fe-2S) protein — protein sequence MPNWTDLGTAQDFPPDAQVCTHATIDDGKKQEVVVFNINGELHCMANICPHAGLPLGDGERRGLTITCPYHGYTYNIRNGSDLDDPEFGLPATVYPIRVEGDTVQIDLG from the coding sequence ATGCCCAACTGGACCGACCTCGGCACCGCCCAAGACTTCCCGCCCGACGCCCAGGTCTGCACCCACGCGACGATCGACGACGGCAAGAAACAGGAAGTCGTCGTCTTCAACATCAACGGCGAGTTGCACTGCATGGCCAACATCTGCCCCCACGCCGGCCTGCCCCTGGGCGACGGCGAGCGACGCGGGCTCACCATCACCTGCCCCTACCACGGCTACACCTACAACATCCGCAACGGCAGCGACCTCGACGACCCCGAGTTCGGCCTGCCCGCCACCGTCTACCCCATCCGCGTCGAAGGCGACACCGTGCAGATCGACCTGGGCTGA